One window of Saccharopolyspora phatthalungensis genomic DNA carries:
- a CDS encoding AMP-dependent synthetase/ligase, with translation MSASEAWVTAALETTVPQLFSRNAAEFPQRPALTDAGREPRTWTWAEAQREVHTLAAGLAALGLQRGQTMLIMMANRAEHWLIDVAATHLGAVPSTLYPTLSQDQVHYIAQHSRARVVVLDGADQLRRFSKVLRNASTVEHIVVLDEAAMVGADHRFRTWERLRLLGEQRLRDDPELVRRAWSAVTPEHPAAILYTSGTTGDQKGVVLTHRNICFAAAAQHQVTQPERHAPRLCYLPLAHIAERMVGLYTAIHDVAHVHFCADQGRILAALTRARPTQFFAVPRTWEKLAAALQEVPTEQNTSPQGLRELRARIGLDRAVWPSSGAAPIDNSVLEFFSTVGVDIFELWGLTETTGCVTTNRAGARRPGTVGRAVPGVEVCVAADGEVLVRGPLVCAGYLQPDGVIRPAADADGWLHTGDVGALDDGFLTITDRKKELIISAEGKNIAPASVERALRAHPLIGHVLVFGDGRPYLVALLVLDEDTAPQWARERGITFLDRTELAEHPAVRSEVEEAVRAANDRLNPSAQVKRYRILDQPWGIEGGELTPTLKLKRRVIHEKYADIIDQLYGE, from the coding sequence ATGAGCGCTTCGGAAGCCTGGGTCACCGCCGCGCTGGAAACGACCGTTCCGCAACTGTTCTCACGCAACGCCGCGGAGTTCCCGCAGCGTCCGGCGCTGACCGATGCCGGACGCGAACCGCGCACCTGGACCTGGGCCGAAGCGCAGCGCGAGGTTCACACGCTAGCCGCCGGGCTCGCGGCGCTCGGGCTGCAACGCGGCCAAACTATGTTGATCATGATGGCGAACCGTGCCGAACACTGGCTGATCGATGTCGCGGCCACCCATCTTGGCGCGGTGCCCAGCACCCTGTATCCCACGCTCAGCCAGGACCAGGTGCACTACATTGCCCAGCACAGCCGGGCCAGGGTGGTCGTGCTCGATGGGGCCGATCAACTTCGGCGCTTCTCCAAGGTCCTGCGCAACGCGTCCACCGTCGAACACATCGTGGTACTCGATGAGGCGGCGATGGTGGGCGCCGATCATCGGTTCCGGACCTGGGAACGCCTGCGGCTGCTGGGAGAGCAGCGTTTGCGGGACGATCCCGAGCTGGTGCGGCGAGCCTGGAGCGCCGTCACGCCCGAACACCCGGCCGCGATCCTCTACACCTCCGGCACCACCGGTGACCAAAAAGGCGTGGTGCTCACCCACCGCAACATCTGCTTCGCCGCCGCCGCGCAGCACCAGGTCACGCAGCCCGAACGGCACGCGCCGAGGCTGTGCTATCTGCCGCTGGCGCACATCGCGGAGCGGATGGTCGGTCTCTACACGGCGATCCACGACGTCGCCCACGTGCATTTCTGCGCCGATCAAGGACGAATTCTCGCAGCCCTGACCCGCGCCCGGCCGACGCAGTTCTTCGCTGTCCCGAGGACGTGGGAGAAGCTTGCCGCCGCGCTGCAGGAGGTCCCGACCGAACAAAACACCAGTCCACAAGGGCTGCGCGAGCTACGAGCACGCATCGGGCTGGACCGCGCCGTGTGGCCCTCCAGCGGCGCCGCCCCGATCGATAACTCCGTACTGGAGTTCTTCAGCACCGTCGGCGTGGACATCTTCGAACTCTGGGGTCTGACCGAAACCACCGGCTGCGTCACCACCAACCGTGCGGGTGCCCGCCGTCCGGGCACCGTCGGCCGGGCCGTGCCGGGCGTGGAGGTGTGCGTCGCGGCGGATGGGGAAGTGCTGGTGCGCGGGCCGCTGGTGTGCGCGGGTTACCTGCAACCGGACGGGGTGATCCGGCCGGCCGCCGATGCCGACGGGTGGCTGCACACCGGTGATGTCGGGGCACTTGACGACGGCTTCCTGACCATCACCGACCGCAAGAAGGAGCTGATCATCTCGGCCGAGGGCAAAAACATCGCGCCCGCCTCAGTGGAGAGAGCGCTCCGGGCCCATCCGTTGATCGGGCACGTGCTGGTGTTCGGCGACGGCCGCCCGTACCTCGTCGCGCTGCTGGTGCTCGACGAGGACACCGCGCCGCAATGGGCTCGCGAGCGGGGCATCACCTTCCTGGACCGCACCGAGCTGGCCGAGCACCCCGCCGTCCGATCCGAAGTGGAAGAGGCAGTACGGGCCGCGAACGACCGGCTGAACCCGTCCGCGCAGGTCAAACGCTACCGGATCCTCGACCAGCCCTGGGGCATCGAAGGCGGCGAACTGACGCCGACGTTGAAGCTCAAGCGCCGGGTAATCCACGAGAAGTACGCCGACATCATCGACCAACTCTACGGCGAGTGA
- a CDS encoding MerR family transcriptional regulator produces the protein MLRTADEELTIDELAARAGVTVRTVRFYSSRGLLPPPRLRGRLGLYGRDHLARLDLIRELQALGFTLSAIERHLERIPADASPDELALQRALIAPWTDDHAEDLERHEVDRRAGQHLDDRLVDQLIELGILQRIPDSTRLRLPAPAMLGAGLQILDLDLPLEMLVQAKGIVEQHTAQIAAELRELFAANVLRPYVEHGRPEDERERVRAATDQLRPLTIQVLVNGFQRAVNDVIRDHV, from the coding sequence ATGCTCCGAACTGCGGACGAAGAGCTCACCATCGACGAACTGGCCGCCCGCGCCGGAGTCACCGTGCGCACCGTCCGGTTCTATTCCTCGCGTGGCCTGTTGCCGCCGCCCCGACTGCGCGGCAGGCTTGGCCTTTATGGCCGCGATCATCTGGCCCGGCTCGACCTGATCCGCGAACTGCAGGCGCTCGGTTTCACGTTGTCGGCGATCGAACGCCACCTGGAACGCATCCCCGCCGACGCCTCGCCCGACGAGCTCGCGTTGCAGCGCGCGCTGATCGCGCCGTGGACCGACGACCACGCCGAGGACCTGGAGCGGCACGAAGTCGACCGCCGCGCCGGTCAGCACCTCGACGACAGGCTGGTCGATCAGCTGATCGAACTCGGTATCCTGCAACGAATTCCGGACTCCACTCGGCTGCGGCTGCCCGCACCCGCGATGCTGGGCGCTGGGCTACAGATCCTCGATCTCGACTTGCCGTTGGAAATGCTGGTGCAGGCCAAGGGAATCGTCGAACAGCACACCGCGCAGATCGCCGCCGAACTGCGCGAGTTGTTCGCCGCGAACGTACTGCGCCCGTACGTCGAGCACGGTCGGCCGGAGGACGAGCGCGAGCGGGTTCGCGCCGCGACCGATCAGTTGCGACCACTGACCATCCAGGTCTTGGTCAACGGATTTCAGCGTGCCGTCAACGACGTGATCCGCGACCACGTCTGA
- a CDS encoding CaiB/BaiF CoA transferase family protein — protein MTGTGGPLAGTKVVELAGIGPAPFCAMLLADLGADVVRVDRPTAARGKTDLLNRGKRSVQVDLKHERGADAVLSLVERADALLEGLRPGVAERLGVGPEQCWAVNPKLVYGRMTGWGQQGPLASTAGHDIDYIALTGMLHAIGREGGPPQVPANLLGDFGGGAMYLAVGVLAALLEARTSGLGQVVDAAIVDGAAHLGTMLFGFLVTRDWSTERGTNLLDTGAPFYDVYETADGAYVSVGALEPQFYAELLDRLGLAGEMPDRDDRANWPELRERFAETFRQRTRQEWTEVFAGSDACVAPVLSMAEAESHPHIEARETLVRRDGTLQPAPAPRFSRTPNPPPGPVAEPGADAEAVLRDWAVPPELVESGAFGAGES, from the coding sequence GTGACGGGAACAGGCGGACCGCTCGCCGGGACCAAGGTTGTCGAGCTGGCCGGTATCGGCCCGGCGCCGTTCTGCGCGATGTTGCTGGCCGACCTCGGCGCCGACGTGGTGCGAGTGGACCGGCCCACGGCTGCGCGCGGCAAGACGGACCTGCTCAATCGGGGCAAGCGTTCCGTGCAGGTCGACCTCAAGCACGAGCGCGGCGCCGATGCGGTGCTATCGCTGGTCGAGCGCGCCGACGCGCTGTTGGAGGGGTTGCGCCCCGGTGTCGCCGAACGGCTGGGTGTCGGGCCGGAACAGTGCTGGGCGGTCAACCCGAAGCTGGTTTACGGGCGGATGACCGGCTGGGGCCAGCAGGGTCCGCTGGCGTCCACCGCGGGCCACGACATCGACTACATCGCGCTCACGGGCATGCTGCACGCGATCGGCCGCGAGGGCGGCCCGCCGCAGGTCCCGGCGAACCTGCTCGGTGATTTCGGCGGCGGCGCGATGTACCTGGCGGTCGGCGTGCTCGCCGCGCTGCTGGAAGCCCGCACCAGTGGTCTCGGCCAGGTCGTGGATGCGGCCATTGTGGACGGTGCGGCACACCTGGGCACCATGCTTTTCGGATTCCTGGTCACCCGCGACTGGAGCACCGAGCGCGGCACGAATCTGCTCGACACCGGCGCCCCCTTCTACGACGTCTACGAAACCGCCGACGGTGCCTACGTTTCGGTCGGCGCGCTGGAGCCGCAGTTCTATGCCGAGCTGCTGGACCGGCTGGGACTGGCGGGCGAAATGCCCGATCGTGACGACAGGGCGAACTGGCCAGAGCTGCGCGAGCGGTTCGCCGAGACCTTCCGGCAACGCACCCGGCAGGAATGGACCGAGGTGTTCGCCGGCTCCGATGCGTGCGTTGCTCCGGTGCTTTCGATGGCGGAGGCCGAATCGCACCCGCACATCGAGGCCCGGGAAACCCTGGTGCGGCGCGACGGCACCTTGCAGCCGGCGCCCGCGCCGCGGTTCAGCCGCACCCCCAACCCGCCGCCCGGGCCGGTGGCCGAGCCGGGCGCCGACGCGGAGGCGGTGCTGCGGGACTGGGCGGTCCCGCCCGAACTGGTCGAATCCGGTGCTTTCGGGGCGGGCGAGTCATGA
- a CDS encoding acyl-CoA dehydrogenase family protein codes for MRRELFEPEHEAFRETVRTFVNKELVPHVEEWEAAGMVSRESWRAAGEHGLLGFAVDERYGGGGVDDFRFNTVFDEELVNAGISGFGSPLHNDIIAPYLSKLANDEQKQRWLPGFCRGEIITAIAMTEPGAGSDLQGIRTTAVRDGDDYVLNGQKTFISNGILADLVIAVARTAPDAGHQGISLLVVERGMPGFERGRNLDKIGQKAQDTAELFFNDVRVPARNLLGEEGKGFIYLMQNLPQERLSIAVASAAAAEKILAITKDYCRDRTAFGRPIGTFQHIRFELAEMATEVEIGRVFTDRCVQDHVRGELDAEHAAMAKWWLSELNKRVVDRCLQLHGGYGYMTEYPVAKAYLDSRIQTIYGGTTEIMKEIIGRSMGF; via the coding sequence ATGCGCAGGGAACTGTTCGAGCCCGAGCATGAGGCGTTCCGCGAGACGGTGCGCACCTTCGTCAACAAGGAACTCGTGCCGCACGTCGAGGAGTGGGAAGCCGCCGGAATGGTCAGCCGCGAGTCGTGGCGGGCCGCCGGGGAACACGGGCTGCTGGGCTTCGCCGTCGATGAGCGCTACGGCGGCGGTGGCGTCGACGACTTCCGGTTCAACACCGTCTTCGACGAGGAGCTCGTCAACGCGGGCATCTCCGGCTTCGGTTCCCCGCTGCACAACGACATCATCGCGCCGTACCTGAGCAAACTGGCCAACGACGAGCAGAAGCAGCGTTGGCTGCCCGGGTTCTGCCGGGGCGAGATCATCACCGCGATCGCCATGACCGAACCGGGCGCCGGCAGCGACCTGCAGGGCATCCGCACCACAGCAGTACGCGACGGCGACGACTACGTCCTCAACGGGCAGAAGACGTTCATCAGTAACGGCATCCTCGCCGACCTGGTGATCGCGGTGGCCCGTACCGCCCCGGACGCGGGCCACCAAGGCATCAGCCTGCTGGTCGTGGAGCGCGGCATGCCCGGCTTCGAACGCGGGCGCAACCTCGACAAGATCGGCCAGAAGGCGCAGGACACCGCCGAACTGTTCTTCAACGATGTGCGGGTGCCGGCACGCAACCTGCTCGGCGAGGAAGGCAAGGGCTTCATCTACCTGATGCAGAACCTGCCGCAGGAGCGGCTGTCGATCGCGGTGGCCTCGGCCGCCGCCGCCGAGAAGATCCTGGCGATCACCAAGGACTACTGCCGGGATCGCACCGCGTTCGGACGCCCCATCGGCACGTTCCAGCACATCCGGTTCGAGCTGGCAGAGATGGCCACGGAGGTCGAGATCGGCCGCGTGTTCACCGATCGTTGCGTCCAGGACCACGTTCGCGGTGAACTGGACGCTGAGCACGCCGCAATGGCGAAGTGGTGGCTCAGCGAACTGAACAAGCGGGTCGTGGACCGCTGCCTGCAACTGCATGGCGGCTACGGCTACATGACGGAATACCCGGTCGCCAAGGCGTATTTGGATTCCCGGATCCAGACGATCTACGGCGGCACCACCGAGATCATGAAGGAGATCATCGGGCGGTCGATGGGATTCTGA
- a CDS encoding alkaline phosphatase family protein — translation MDWIVAPDHDGRALPDVLPSLLGAMGVAGFADTIGFPDCRTAGVLLIDGLGRDLLREHAADAPFMASLLTLPPLKAGFPTTTVTSITSLGTGLCAGEHGLVGYSFAEPSGGLLHPLSWATHGTVGDSAGSRRSLLDQWPPEQAQPTPTMLERAAAAGVDVRTAVPAEFKNTGLTRAAFRGAVFRGLHALGDLAAELLTALGADGPGLCYGYHGHLDLLGHMHGPGSLPWRLQLTLLDQLVATLAERLPPAAVLTVIADHGMVQVDPAEAVDADTDPALQAGVRLLGGEVRARHVYVEPGALTDVHSAWQETIGERGVVLTGEQAIDEGWFGPVVADSVRPRIGDVLAIMRDSGVIRSVVEPGESALRGHHGSLTSAEQLVPVLVLGG, via the coding sequence ATGGACTGGATCGTCGCTCCTGATCACGACGGGCGAGCGCTGCCCGACGTCCTGCCGTCGCTGCTCGGCGCGATGGGCGTGGCGGGGTTCGCCGACACCATCGGATTCCCGGACTGCCGAACCGCCGGTGTCCTGTTGATCGACGGACTCGGCCGGGACCTGCTGCGCGAGCACGCCGCGGATGCCCCGTTCATGGCGAGTCTGCTGACCCTGCCGCCCCTGAAGGCGGGCTTTCCGACCACGACGGTCACCAGCATCACCTCGCTGGGCACGGGACTCTGCGCCGGGGAGCACGGTCTCGTCGGCTACAGCTTCGCCGAACCCTCCGGCGGCCTGCTGCACCCGTTGAGCTGGGCAACGCATGGCACGGTGGGCGACTCCGCCGGAAGCCGTCGCAGCCTGCTCGACCAATGGCCACCGGAGCAGGCCCAGCCGACCCCGACGATGCTGGAACGAGCGGCCGCAGCAGGCGTTGACGTCCGAACTGCCGTGCCTGCGGAATTCAAGAACACCGGACTGACCAGGGCGGCGTTTCGCGGCGCTGTTTTCCGGGGCCTGCACGCCTTGGGTGATCTCGCCGCCGAACTCCTCACAGCGCTCGGTGCCGACGGTCCGGGGTTGTGCTACGGCTACCACGGGCACCTCGACCTGCTCGGGCACATGCACGGCCCCGGATCGCTGCCGTGGCGCCTGCAACTGACGCTGCTGGACCAGTTGGTGGCGACGTTGGCCGAGCGACTACCGCCCGCAGCGGTGCTGACGGTGATCGCCGATCACGGCATGGTCCAGGTCGACCCGGCCGAAGCAGTCGACGCCGACACCGATCCCGCACTGCAAGCCGGTGTCCGGCTGCTCGGCGGCGAAGTCCGCGCCCGCCACGTCTACGTCGAGCCCGGTGCGCTGACCGATGTTCATTCCGCGTGGCAGGAGACGATCGGCGAGCGAGGCGTGGTGCTCACCGGTGAGCAGGCGATCGACGAGGGCTGGTTCGGTCCCGTCGTAGCCGATTCGGTGCGCCCGCGCATCGGCGATGTGCTGGCGATCATGCGTGATTCCGGGGTGATCCGTTCGGTGGTCGAACCGGGCGAGTCCGCGCTGCGCGGGCATCACGGCTCGCTTACCTCGGCCGAACAGTTAGTACCGGTGCTGGTGTTGGGTGGGTGA
- a CDS encoding oxygenase MpaB family protein: MRDEGLFGPQTVTWQLHADPTMWIAGICGLYLQALHPLAVAAVVQNSRFREDPLGRLMRTANFVAATTYGTTAEAESVAARVRQVHRTLRATDRRTVPRSAWTIRTCCAGCIAPRSPRSPAWCGMRDSR, encoded by the coding sequence GTGCGTGACGAAGGGCTATTCGGGCCGCAGACCGTGACCTGGCAGCTGCACGCCGATCCGACGATGTGGATCGCCGGAATCTGCGGCCTGTACTTGCAGGCACTGCATCCCCTGGCGGTGGCGGCGGTCGTGCAGAATTCCCGGTTTCGGGAAGACCCGCTGGGACGCCTGATGCGCACCGCAAACTTCGTCGCCGCAACCACCTACGGTACGACTGCCGAAGCCGAGTCCGTCGCCGCACGGGTCCGCCAGGTGCACCGCACGCTCCGCGCGACCGACCGGCGAACCGTGCCCAGATCCGCCTGGACGATCCGGACCTGTTGCGCTGGGTGCATTGCGCCGAGATCGCCTCGTTCGCCGGCGTGGTGCGGCATGCGGGATTCCCGCTGA
- a CDS encoding oxygenase MpaB family protein: protein MHCAEIASFAGVVRHAGFPLTDAQLDRYFDEQRRIAALVGLDPAEVPGTSREMAEYFKQVRPELRRTADSELVYRFLHQPFASWWLLPANGYLPLCHLAYSALPAWARKLHGRPAFPAPVVATGLYGLRAAGLAAPGKVLPLSGRHLQRAVDPPGREGPAVDQSPRPPVARRVERLGSKGTFLSCLARGECEDGNFPVTTPRQRASATLA from the coding sequence GTGCATTGCGCCGAGATCGCCTCGTTCGCCGGCGTGGTGCGGCATGCGGGATTCCCGCTGACCGACGCGCAACTCGACCGGTACTTCGACGAGCAGCGTCGCATTGCCGCCTTGGTCGGGCTCGACCCGGCGGAGGTGCCGGGAACCAGCCGCGAAATGGCGGAGTACTTCAAGCAGGTCCGGCCCGAGCTGCGGCGAACGGCCGATTCCGAGCTGGTCTACCGCTTCCTGCACCAACCATTCGCGTCGTGGTGGCTCCTGCCGGCGAACGGCTACCTGCCGCTCTGTCACTTGGCGTACTCGGCGCTGCCGGCCTGGGCGCGCAAGCTGCACGGCCGCCCGGCGTTCCCGGCCCCGGTGGTTGCGACCGGGCTGTATGGACTCCGCGCCGCAGGACTCGCGGCGCCGGGCAAGGTGCTTCCGCTATCCGGAAGGCACCTACAGCGTGCCGTGGACCCGCCTGGGCGAGAGGGCCCTGCCGTCGATCAAAGCCCTCGCCCACCTGTAGCGCGACGGGTCGAACGCCTCGGGAGCAAGGGAACCTTCCTGTCATGCCTGGCGCGCGGGGAGTGCGAGGATGGGAACTTTCCTGTCACCACCCCGCGTCAGCGGGCCTCTGCGACATTGGCCTAG
- a CDS encoding FAD-linked oxidase C-terminal domain-containing protein, producing MQSTSVEAEQTALVRRALDQVVQRFHAALPPNAVITDPQRLRTYECDGLASYRVVPAVVVLPETAEQVREIVRICAEHQVPFVARGSGTGLSGGALPHASGVLVVTSRMRRILEIDLANERAVVEPGVTNLDVTKAVAAQGYYFAPDPSSQQVCSVGGNVAENSGGAHCLKYGFTTNHILALEVVTPDGDFVELGGTARDTPGYDLLGAFIGSEGTLGVATKITVRLLRKPEVVQTLLAGFPSTDEAGAAVSAIIADGVTPAAIEMMDALAIEAAEQAVQCGYPEGAGAVLVVELDGPAAEVEHTFDEVKRHCDEHGAFEIRVAADDHERAMIWKGRKSAFAAVGRISPDYIVQDGVIPRTALPEVLGRISRLSAESGVRVANVFHAGDGNLHPLVLFDDAEPGANERAEAVSAAILDLCIEHGGSITGEHGVGADKVKYMGRMFTADDLDTMQRVRCAFDPVGICNPGKVFPTPRLCGEVPGPRRGVHPLTEAGLADQF from the coding sequence ATGCAGTCGACCAGCGTCGAAGCCGAGCAAACAGCGCTCGTACGGCGCGCGCTCGATCAAGTCGTTCAGCGGTTCCACGCGGCACTGCCGCCGAACGCGGTGATCACCGATCCCCAGAGACTGCGCACCTACGAGTGCGACGGGCTGGCGAGCTATCGGGTCGTGCCCGCCGTCGTGGTGCTGCCGGAGACCGCCGAGCAGGTCCGCGAGATCGTCCGGATCTGCGCCGAGCACCAGGTCCCGTTCGTGGCCCGAGGATCCGGCACGGGCCTGTCCGGCGGGGCGTTGCCGCACGCTTCGGGCGTGCTGGTCGTGACCTCGAGGATGCGGCGAATCCTGGAGATCGACCTCGCCAATGAGCGGGCCGTCGTGGAACCCGGCGTCACCAATCTCGACGTCACGAAAGCTGTCGCCGCGCAGGGGTACTACTTCGCACCCGACCCCTCCAGCCAACAGGTGTGCTCGGTGGGCGGCAATGTCGCGGAGAACTCCGGCGGCGCACACTGCCTGAAGTACGGCTTCACCACCAACCACATCCTCGCGCTGGAAGTGGTCACGCCGGACGGCGACTTCGTCGAACTCGGCGGCACGGCGCGCGACACTCCCGGATACGACCTGCTGGGCGCGTTCATCGGCAGTGAAGGCACGCTCGGCGTGGCCACCAAGATCACCGTGCGGCTCCTGCGTAAACCCGAGGTGGTGCAGACCCTGCTGGCGGGGTTCCCGTCGACCGACGAGGCGGGTGCGGCGGTGTCGGCGATCATCGCCGACGGGGTCACGCCGGCGGCGATCGAGATGATGGACGCGCTGGCCATCGAGGCCGCCGAACAGGCCGTGCAGTGCGGCTACCCGGAAGGCGCGGGGGCGGTGCTGGTCGTCGAACTGGACGGCCCGGCCGCCGAGGTCGAGCACACCTTCGACGAGGTCAAGCGGCACTGCGACGAGCACGGTGCGTTCGAAATCCGGGTCGCCGCGGACGACCACGAGCGGGCAATGATCTGGAAAGGACGCAAATCCGCCTTCGCTGCAGTAGGCCGCATCAGCCCCGACTACATCGTGCAAGACGGGGTGATTCCGCGCACCGCGCTGCCCGAGGTGCTCGGCCGCATCTCCCGGCTGTCGGCCGAATCCGGCGTGCGGGTCGCGAACGTCTTCCACGCCGGCGACGGCAACCTGCACCCGCTGGTGCTCTTCGACGATGCCGAACCGGGCGCAAACGAGCGGGCCGAGGCCGTCTCCGCCGCGATCCTCGATCTGTGCATCGAGCACGGCGGCTCGATCACCGGCGAACACGGCGTCGGTGCGGACAAGGTCAAGTACATGGGCCGGATGTTCACCGCAGACGACCTCGACACCATGCAGCGCGTGCGCTGCGCCTTCGACCCGGTCGGGATCTGCAACCCGGGCAAGGTTTTCCCGACGCCGAGGCTCTGCGGCGAGGTGCCCGGGCCCCGGCGTGGCGTGCACCCACTGACCGAAGCGGGATTGGCGGACCAGTTCTGA
- a CDS encoding FAD-binding oxidoreductase yields the protein MPTTTKDTAHEALVAALGADCVREATKADAVSGVHPQWVATVDGTERTSIAMRIAAEHGLRVVPRGSGSKLDWGRAPGAVDLLLDVSAADDVVDHAAGDLVVHALAGTPIAKVNNTVCAAGQQLAIDQPLPTATLGGVIATGTAGPCRHLFGGVRDLLIGITVVRADGTVTTAGGKVVKNVAGYDLGKLYTGSFGTLGVITEAVFRLHPVAAEHRWITITADTHEDSAAAADVVRHSQAMATAIELDRAEPDGPITVCAQLEGRPSATHDRALKLAAALGHGAEVLEQAPSWWGRYPFDPDNGIGLRLGAEPTALPQLLTAAQEAAATSGLPLAIRGAAGLGVLHAGLPGDADAAAIAELVKSLRAACEYAVLVRAPQDAVIDLWGPIAPGLLTLMRRTKDQFDPEHRLAPGRFVGGI from the coding sequence ATGCCCACAACCACGAAGGACACCGCGCACGAAGCACTGGTCGCCGCGCTGGGCGCCGACTGCGTGCGGGAAGCGACGAAGGCCGACGCCGTGTCCGGCGTCCATCCGCAATGGGTGGCCACTGTGGACGGAACCGAGCGGACGTCGATAGCGATGCGGATCGCCGCCGAGCACGGCCTGCGCGTGGTGCCCAGAGGGTCGGGCAGCAAACTCGACTGGGGCAGGGCGCCGGGCGCGGTGGATCTGCTGCTCGATGTGTCGGCCGCCGACGATGTTGTCGACCACGCCGCGGGCGACTTAGTGGTGCATGCGCTGGCGGGAACTCCGATCGCCAAGGTCAACAACACGGTCTGCGCCGCCGGGCAGCAGTTGGCGATCGACCAGCCGCTGCCGACCGCGACGCTGGGCGGTGTCATCGCCACCGGCACCGCGGGACCGTGTCGGCACCTTTTCGGCGGGGTGCGCGACCTGCTCATCGGCATCACGGTCGTGCGGGCCGATGGCACGGTGACCACCGCGGGCGGCAAGGTCGTCAAGAACGTCGCCGGCTACGACCTCGGCAAGCTCTACACCGGCTCCTTCGGCACGCTCGGCGTGATCACCGAGGCGGTGTTCCGGTTGCACCCGGTCGCCGCAGAACACCGCTGGATCACCATCACCGCCGATACCCACGAGGATTCGGCGGCCGCCGCCGACGTCGTGCGCCACTCCCAGGCGATGGCCACCGCCATCGAACTCGACCGGGCCGAACCCGACGGGCCGATCACGGTGTGCGCGCAGCTCGAAGGCAGGCCCTCCGCCACGCACGATCGCGCGCTCAAGCTCGCCGCCGCCCTCGGGCACGGCGCAGAGGTGCTGGAGCAGGCTCCGTCGTGGTGGGGCCGCTACCCCTTCGACCCGGACAACGGCATCGGCCTGCGCCTGGGCGCCGAACCGACGGCGCTTCCCCAGCTCCTCACCGCTGCGCAAGAAGCTGCCGCGACGAGCGGCCTGCCGTTGGCGATCCGTGGCGCCGCTGGGCTCGGCGTGCTGCACGCCGGGTTGCCCGGCGATGCCGATGCGGCCGCCATCGCCGAACTCGTCAAGTCACTACGCGCTGCCTGCGAGTACGCGGTGCTGGTCCGGGCGCCGCAGGATGCCGTCATCGACCTTTGGGGGCCGATCGCACCCGGTTTGCTGACGCTGATGCGTCGGACCAAGGACCAGTTCGATCCGGAGCACCGGCTCGCCCCTGGCCGGTTCGTGGGAGGAATCTGA